AGTTTAGGGTATTTTCGTATGAGAGAGTTATCTGATAGGGAATTAGAGCGTTACCGCAGGCAGTTGATGCTTCATGGTTTTACTGAGGAGCATCAAGCAAGACTCAAGGCATCAACTGCACTTGTAGCAGGCATCGGCGGACTCGGTGGAACTGCTGCGATCTATCTTGCTGTAGCTGGAATAGGGCGAATGGTCTTTGCTCATTACGGGAATCTGACCCCATCAAATATGAACAGACAGATATTAATGCGACACGACGGGATAGGTAAAAGCAGGGTTGTGCAGGCAAAAAGGACCATAAAAGAAATAAATCCTGATGTGGAAATCGAGATATTCGATGAAAGAATATCAGAAGGCAATGCAGAAAGGCTTCTTGATGGAACACAGATTGCCTTATCTGCACGACCTAATTTTTATGAGAGGAGGATTTTAAACGATACCTGCATAAAAAAGAATATTCCCATGGTGGAGGCAGCCATGAACGGAATGGAGGGCTATCTCTTCAATGTTGTCCCTAAAATAACTCCATGCCTGGACTGCGTATATCCCGAAGATAACCCCGAGTGGGAAGAGCTGGGCTTTCCTGTTTTAGGTGCAGTGTCAGGTATGCTCGGGTGTCTTATGGCTATTGAAGCAGTGAAACTATTGACTGGCTATGGGAAGCCATTACTTTCACAGATGCTTGTATTCAATACTGCTAATATGGATTTTTACTTTGTGAATATACGGAAAAATCCAGGATGTCCTATATGTGAAGTTACCTATTCAGCCAATTGTCATACAAAATTGTATCAACCTACAATTTTGTAGCATAAAGCCTGCCTTGATATCCTTATAAAACAAGAGGTTAGCTTCTGGCATGGTTTTCGATATACCTGCTATAGATAATCTGCTATGAATTCTCTCAGAAAAAAAGTTGAAAAGATCGAACAGGAGGAAATAATCAGAGCTCTCGAGGAGAGCAACTGGGTTATGGCAAGGGCAGCAAAAAAGCTCGGCATAACCGAGCGGATGATCGGTTACAAGATCAAAAAATACGGTATAAGAAAGGAGGGGATGAAAGGGAGTAGTCAATAGTCAATAGTGGGGAGTCGGGAGTCAAAACAAAGAAGTCGAGAGTCGAGAGTAGACAATGAAAAGTAGAGATCTCTTCCAAGGAGGAAGTCGTGAAGATGTGAAGATGAGACTCTCTTATCTTCTAAACTTCCTTTAGAGAGTAGAGAGTCGGTAGTCAGTAAATAGTAGGACAGGCGTCCCCCTGCTTAAAGCAGGGGCTGTCAACCGAAATTAATAATCGCCCCGAAATTAATTCGGGGCAAGAAGGGGGGAAGAGTTATGAAAAATATTAAAGTCTTAGCAATAACCTTAATGGTACTGGTTTTATTTGCTGGCATAGCCCATGCAACGCCGTCAACACAGATATGGATTCCATCAACGGATGTCCAGCCATTTAAGAAAATGC
This window of the Nitrospirota bacterium genome carries:
- a CDS encoding HesA/MoeB/ThiF family protein, translating into MRELSDRELERYRRQLMLHGFTEEHQARLKASTALVAGIGGLGGTAAIYLAVAGIGRMVFAHYGNLTPSNMNRQILMRHDGIGKSRVVQAKRTIKEINPDVEIEIFDERISEGNAERLLDGTQIALSARPNFYERRILNDTCIKKNIPMVEAAMNGMEGYLFNVVPKITPCLDCVYPEDNPEWEELGFPVLGAVSGMLGCLMAIEAVKLLTGYGKPLLSQMLVFNTANMDFYFVNIRKNPGCPICEVTYSANCHTKLYQPTIL